The proteins below come from a single Peromyscus eremicus chromosome 22, PerEre_H2_v1, whole genome shotgun sequence genomic window:
- the Wdcp gene encoding WD repeat and coiled-coil-containing protein isoform X1 has translation MELGNGKLLRTGLNSLNQAVHPTHGLAWTDGNRVVMTDIQLHNGEAKFGDSQVFGKFEYVCGVSWAPLSAVHGPTLLAVQHKKHVTVWQLRPSTSGSSKWQMSQTLEIRESLPLLPQGCVWHPKDAVLAVLTAQDASVFPDVHSDGSRVKVDVNTRGRIYCACWTLDGQRLVVAIDSSLHSYIWDSAQKSLHSCSFCPVFDVTRPIRAITATVDSQVAIATELPLHKLCSLNASEAFDAPPSGRDAGVRALPVGEMAPGEGSSGVTASSFSDPLDLTRIHFNRSGAEEGPLICVREKDYLTGTGQDSSHLVLVTFKKAVTMTKRVAIPGILVPDLIAFNLKAQLVAVAANTCNVVLIYCVTPSSLPNIQQIQLESNERPKGLCFLTDRLLLISVGKPKPTEAVFLPRSESDQYSVCLIVREVTLGRDSSGTPAESQGAYSAFNAQLNKADREKMVESLSLGLRQGLLLTADTSAQSGRSGRALIQEIESPSSPPPSDSILRETLLRPSWLWPALPRSSWTPDHTSTPEPNLPPRENLGKEKEAGPLSRELDVLSRHLVGMQQCLFELMDSLQKEKRFSPVYPLSQDPPFVHLIYQKPSSVGPAEKRAVLLCDGKLRLSTLQQMFGLYLVEMLHESHWILLSADSQGFIPLTFTASQTVVVRDGSLSKPEVARDSFSQSGCHSHT, from the exons ATGGAGTTGGGAAACGGAAAACTGCTTAGGACCGGACTGAACTCGCTGAATCAGGCGGTGCATCCAACCCACGGCCTCGCCTGGACGGACGGGAATCGGGTGGTCATGACGGATATACAGCTTCATAATGGAGAGGCCAAGTTTGGGGACTCCCAGGTCTTCGGGAAATTTGAATACGTCTGTGGCGTTTCCTGGGCCCCGCTCAGCGCCGTTCACGGACCCACTCTGCTAGCCGTCCAGCATAAGAAACACGTCACTGTGTGGCAGCTGCGTCCCAGCACCTCGGGATCAAGCAAATGGCAGATGTCTCAGACCTTAGAAATCAGAgagtccctccctctccttccccagggCTGTGTGTGGCACCCAAAAGATGCTGTCCTGGCTGTGTTGACGGCACAGGACGCTTCCGTTTTTCCTGACGTTCACAGCGATGGTTCCAGAGTAAAAGTGGACGTCAACACCAGGGGCCGAATTTACTGTGCATGTTGGACCCTGGATGGCCAGAGGCTGGTGGTGGCGATAGACAGCAGCCTTCACTCGTACATATGGGACAGTGCTCAGAAGTCCCTCCACAGCTGCTCCTTCTGCCCGGTGTTTGACGTGACCCGCCCCATCCGCGCCATCACAGCCACCGTGGACTCTCAGGTGGCCATAGCCACCGAGCTTCCGCTCCACAAGCTTTGTAGCTTAAATGCGTCCGAAGCCTTTGACGCCCCACCCAGTGGGAGAGATGCCGGTGTGCGTGCTCTGCCTGTGGGTGAAATGGCCCCCGGGGAAGGGAGTTCTGGAGTGACAGCTTCTTCCTtttcagatcctctggatctgACTCGCATACATTTCAACCGATCCGGAGCGGAGGAGGGTCCTCTTATTTGTGTAAGAGAAAAGGACTACTTGACAGGAACTGGCCAGGACTCTTCCCATTTGGTCCTGGTAACCTTTAAGAAAGCAGTTACCATGACAAAAAGGGTTGCCATCCCGGGCATCCTGGTCCCTGACCTCATAGCATTTAACTTGAAAGCCCAGCTAGTGGCCGTGGCCGCCAACACGTGCAACGTCGTTCTGATCTATTGCGTCACTCCGTCGTCTCTGCCCAACATCCAGCAAATTCAGTTAGAGAGTAACGAAAGACCGAAAGGCCTATGCTTCTTGACAGACAGATTATTATTAATTTCTGTAGGGAAACCAAAGCCCACCGAAGCCGTGTTCCTTCCTCGTTCAGAATCTGATCAGTATTCCGTTTGCCTGATAGTTCGAGAAGTAACCCTGGGAAGAGACTCTTCTGGAACGCCGGCTGAAAGTCAGGGTGCTTACTCTGCCTTCAACGCTCAGTTGAATAAAGCAGACAGAGAAAAGATGGTTGAGAGCCTCTCCCTGGGGTTGAGACAAGGGCTCTTGCTAACAGCGGACACCAGTGCTCAGAGTGGGAGGTCTGGAAGAGCCCTTATTCAAGAGATTGAAAGTCCCTCGTCCCCTCCACCCAGTGATTCCATTTTACGGGAAACCCTTCTCAGGCCCTCCTGGCTTTGGCCAGCCTTGCCTAGATCCAGCTGGACACCGGACCACACCAGCACCCCAGAACCGAATTTACCTCCAAGAGAGAACttggggaaagagaaggaagctggCCCGCTCTCCAGGGAGCTGGACGTTTTGTCTCGGCACCTGGTCGGAATGCAGCAGTGTCTTTTTGAACTCATGGACTCTCTACAGAAGGAGAAGCGGTTCTCTCCAGTGTATCCCCTCTCTCAGGATCCTCCCTTCGTTCACCTCATTTACCAG AAACCCTCTTCTGTAGGTCCTGCGGAAAAAAGGGCCGTGCTTCTCTGCGATGGGAAGCTGCGGCTCAGCACACTCCAGCAGATGTTTGGCCTCTATCTCGTGGAGATGCTGCACG AGTCCCACTGGATCCTCCTCTCCGCGGACAGCCAAGGTTTCATCCCGTTAACTTTCACAGCCTCCCAGACGGTCGTGGTGAGGGATGGCAGCCTGTCCAAGCCAGAGGTGGCTAGGGACTCTTTCTCACAATCAGGATGTCACTCGCACACCTGA
- the Wdcp gene encoding WD repeat and coiled-coil-containing protein isoform X2, protein MELGNGKLLRTGLNSLNQAVHPTHGLAWTDGNRVVMTDIQLHNGEAKFGDSQVFGKFEYVCGVSWAPLSAVHGPTLLAVQHKKHVTVWQLRPSTSGSSKWQMSQTLEIRESLPLLPQGCVWHPKDAVLAVLTAQDASVFPDVHSDGSRVKVDVNTRGRIYCACWTLDGQRLVVAIDSSLHSYIWDSAQKSLHSCSFCPVFDVTRPIRAITATVDSQVAIATELPLHKLCSLNASEAFDAPPSGRDAGVRALPVGEMAPGEGSSGVTASSFSDPLDLTRIHFNRSGAEEGPLICVREKDYLTGTGQDSSHLVLVTFKKAVTMTKRVAIPGILVPDLIAFNLKAQLVAVAANTCNVVLIYCVTPSSLPNIQQIQLESNERPKGLCFLTDRLLLISVGKPKPTEAVFLPRSESDQYSVCLIVREVTLGRDSSGTPAESQGAYSAFNAQLNKADREKMVESLSLGLRQGLLLTADTSAQSGRSGRALIQEIESPSSPPPSDSILRETLLRPSWLWPALPRSSWTPDHTSTPEPNLPPRENLGKEKEAGPLSRELDVLSRHLVGMQQCLFELMDSLQKEKRFSPVYPLSQDPPFVHLIYQVLRKKGPCFSAMGSCGSAHSSRCLASISWRCCTSPTGSSSPRTAKVSSR, encoded by the exons ATGGAGTTGGGAAACGGAAAACTGCTTAGGACCGGACTGAACTCGCTGAATCAGGCGGTGCATCCAACCCACGGCCTCGCCTGGACGGACGGGAATCGGGTGGTCATGACGGATATACAGCTTCATAATGGAGAGGCCAAGTTTGGGGACTCCCAGGTCTTCGGGAAATTTGAATACGTCTGTGGCGTTTCCTGGGCCCCGCTCAGCGCCGTTCACGGACCCACTCTGCTAGCCGTCCAGCATAAGAAACACGTCACTGTGTGGCAGCTGCGTCCCAGCACCTCGGGATCAAGCAAATGGCAGATGTCTCAGACCTTAGAAATCAGAgagtccctccctctccttccccagggCTGTGTGTGGCACCCAAAAGATGCTGTCCTGGCTGTGTTGACGGCACAGGACGCTTCCGTTTTTCCTGACGTTCACAGCGATGGTTCCAGAGTAAAAGTGGACGTCAACACCAGGGGCCGAATTTACTGTGCATGTTGGACCCTGGATGGCCAGAGGCTGGTGGTGGCGATAGACAGCAGCCTTCACTCGTACATATGGGACAGTGCTCAGAAGTCCCTCCACAGCTGCTCCTTCTGCCCGGTGTTTGACGTGACCCGCCCCATCCGCGCCATCACAGCCACCGTGGACTCTCAGGTGGCCATAGCCACCGAGCTTCCGCTCCACAAGCTTTGTAGCTTAAATGCGTCCGAAGCCTTTGACGCCCCACCCAGTGGGAGAGATGCCGGTGTGCGTGCTCTGCCTGTGGGTGAAATGGCCCCCGGGGAAGGGAGTTCTGGAGTGACAGCTTCTTCCTtttcagatcctctggatctgACTCGCATACATTTCAACCGATCCGGAGCGGAGGAGGGTCCTCTTATTTGTGTAAGAGAAAAGGACTACTTGACAGGAACTGGCCAGGACTCTTCCCATTTGGTCCTGGTAACCTTTAAGAAAGCAGTTACCATGACAAAAAGGGTTGCCATCCCGGGCATCCTGGTCCCTGACCTCATAGCATTTAACTTGAAAGCCCAGCTAGTGGCCGTGGCCGCCAACACGTGCAACGTCGTTCTGATCTATTGCGTCACTCCGTCGTCTCTGCCCAACATCCAGCAAATTCAGTTAGAGAGTAACGAAAGACCGAAAGGCCTATGCTTCTTGACAGACAGATTATTATTAATTTCTGTAGGGAAACCAAAGCCCACCGAAGCCGTGTTCCTTCCTCGTTCAGAATCTGATCAGTATTCCGTTTGCCTGATAGTTCGAGAAGTAACCCTGGGAAGAGACTCTTCTGGAACGCCGGCTGAAAGTCAGGGTGCTTACTCTGCCTTCAACGCTCAGTTGAATAAAGCAGACAGAGAAAAGATGGTTGAGAGCCTCTCCCTGGGGTTGAGACAAGGGCTCTTGCTAACAGCGGACACCAGTGCTCAGAGTGGGAGGTCTGGAAGAGCCCTTATTCAAGAGATTGAAAGTCCCTCGTCCCCTCCACCCAGTGATTCCATTTTACGGGAAACCCTTCTCAGGCCCTCCTGGCTTTGGCCAGCCTTGCCTAGATCCAGCTGGACACCGGACCACACCAGCACCCCAGAACCGAATTTACCTCCAAGAGAGAACttggggaaagagaaggaagctggCCCGCTCTCCAGGGAGCTGGACGTTTTGTCTCGGCACCTGGTCGGAATGCAGCAGTGTCTTTTTGAACTCATGGACTCTCTACAGAAGGAGAAGCGGTTCTCTCCAGTGTATCCCCTCTCTCAGGATCCTCCCTTCGTTCACCTCATTTACCAG GTCCTGCGGAAAAAAGGGCCGTGCTTCTCTGCGATGGGAAGCTGCGGCTCAGCACACTCCAGCAGATGTTTGGCCTCTATCTCGTGGAGATGCTGCACG AGTCCCACTGGATCCTCCTCTCCGCGGACAGCCAAGGTTTCATCCCGTTAA
- the Mfsd2b gene encoding sphingosine-1-phosphate transporter MFSD2B, which produces MSSHEPTPAPVAEPHTQEPGSDNRTGRLSVCTKVCYGIGGVPNQVASSASAFYLQPFLLDVAQIPAAQVSLALFGGKVSGAVADPVAGFFINKSRTRSGRLMPWALGCMPFIALAYFFLWFLPPFTSLRGLWYTTFYCLFQALATFFQVPYTALTMILTPSPRERDSATAYRMTMEMAGTLMGAAVHGLIVSSAHGSRRCEDPGVQLPGSTAVSPDAARLYCLAAAVVALTYPVCGSLLCLGVKEQPDTSAPASGSGLSFFTGLAITSRHPPCLSLVVSFLFISAAVQVEQSYLVLFCLHASRLQDHVQGLVLTILISAVLSTPLWEWVLQRFGKRTSAFGICVMVPFSILLAAVPSAPVAYVVAFVSGVSIAVSLLLPWSMLPDVVDDFQLQHQRGPGVETIFYSSYVFFTKLSGAGALGISTLSLEFAGYKAGACQQAEEVVVTLKVLIGAVPTCMILIGLCILMAGPTPKTPSQDTSAQLSLRRRTSYSIA; this is translated from the exons ATGTCGTCTCACGAACCCACCCCGGCTCCGGTTGCAGAGCCTCACACCCAGGAGCCAGGCTCG GACAACAGGACCGGTCGCCTGTCAGTCTGTACGAAGGTGTGCTATGGCATTGGTGGAGTCCCCAACCAGGTGGCCTCCAGTGCCTCGGCCTTCTACCTGCAGCCCTTCCTACTCGATGTGGCACAG ATCCCCGCTGCCCAGGTGTCACTTGCCTTGTTTGGAGGGAAGGTGTCTGGGGCAGTTGCAGACCCTGTGGCTGGCTTCTTcatcaacaaaagcaggacaagATCTGGACGGCTGATGCCTTG GGCGCTGGGCTGCATGCCCTTCATTGCCCTGGCCTACTTCTTCCTGTGGTTCCTGCCCCCATTCACCAGCCTGCGTGGGCTCTGGTATACTACCTTCTACTGCCTGTTCCAGGCCCTGGCTACG TTCTTCCAGGTTCCCTACACGGCGCTCACTATGATCCTCACTCCCAGCCCCAGAGAGCGAGACTCTGCCACTGCATACC GGATGACCATGGAGATGGCAGGGACGCTGATGGGAGCCGCCGTCCATGGGCTCATCGTGTCCAGTGCCCATGGGTCTCGGAGGTGTGAGGATCCTGGAGTGCAGCTCCCCGGGAGTACCGCTGTCTCCCCAGATGCC GCTCGTCTCTATTGCCTCGCAGCCGCTGTGGTTGCGTTGACTTACCCTGTGTGTGGCAGTTTGCTGTGCCTAGGAGTGAAGGAGCAGCCAG ACACTTCCGCCCCAGCCTCAGGTTCAGGCCTGAGCTTCTTCACGGGGCTGGCCATCACTTCCCGGCACCCGCCCTGCTTGAGTCTGGTGGTCTCCTTCTTGTTCATCTCAGCTGCGGTCCAG GTGGAACAAAGCTACCTGGTCCTGTTCTGTTTACATGCCTCCCGGCTACAAGACCATGTCCAGGGCTTGGTGCTAACCATCCTG ATCTCAGCCGTGCTGAGCACCCCGCTGTGGGAGTGGGTTCTCCAGCGATTTGGGAAGAGGACATCCGCGTTCGGGATCTGT GTGATGGTGCCCTTTTCTATCTTGCTGGCTGCTGTGCCCTCAGCGCCTGTGGCCTATGTTGTGGCCTTTGTCTCTGGTGTGAGCATCGCTGTGTCCCTGCTGCTACCCTG gtccATGTTGCCAGATGTGGTGGATGACTTCCAGCTGCAGCACCAGCGTGGCCCAGGCGTGGAGACGATCTTCTACTCATCCTACGTCTTCTTCACCAAGCTCTCAGGCGCAGGCGCCCTGGGCATCTCCACCCTCAGTTTGGA GTTCGCGGGGTATAAGGCGGGGGCCTGCCAGCAAGCAGAGGAAGTAGTGGTCACCCTCAAGGTCCTCATCGGTGCGGTGCCCACCTGTATGATCCTTATTGGGCTGTGCATCCTCATGGCTGGCCCAACTCCCAAGACGCCAAGCCAGGACACTTCTGCCCAGCTAAGCCTCAGGAG gAGAACTAGCTACAGCATCGCCTGA
- the Wdcp gene encoding WD repeat and coiled-coil-containing protein isoform X3, giving the protein MELGNGKLLRTGLNSLNQAVHPTHGLAWTDGNRVVMTDIQLHNGEAKFGDSQVFGKFEYVCGVSWAPLSAVHGPTLLAVQHKKHVTVWQLRPSTSGSSKWQMSQTLEIRESLPLLPQGCVWHPKDAVLAVLTAQDASVFPDVHSDGSRVKVDVNTRGRIYCACWTLDGQRLVVAIDSSLHSYIWDSAQKSLHSCSFCPVFDVTRPIRAITATVDSQVAIATELPLHKLCSLNASEAFDAPPSGRDAGVRALPVGEMAPGEGSSGVTASSFSDPLDLTRIHFNRSGAEEGPLICVREKDYLTGTGQDSSHLVLVTFKKAVTMTKRVAIPGILVPDLIAFNLKAQLVAVAANTCNVVLIYCVTPSSLPNIQQIQLESNERPKGLCFLTDRLLLISVGKPKPTEAVFLPRSESDQYSVCLIVREVTLGRDSSGTPAESQGAYSAFNAQLNKADREKMVESLSLGLRQGLLLTADTSAQSGRSGRALIQEIESPSSPPPSDSILRETLLRPSWLWPALPRSSWTPDHTSTPEPNLPPRENLGKEKEAGPLSRELDVLSRHLVGMQQCLFELMDSLQKEKRFSPVYPLSQDPPFVHLIYQSPTGSSSPRTAKVSSR; this is encoded by the exons ATGGAGTTGGGAAACGGAAAACTGCTTAGGACCGGACTGAACTCGCTGAATCAGGCGGTGCATCCAACCCACGGCCTCGCCTGGACGGACGGGAATCGGGTGGTCATGACGGATATACAGCTTCATAATGGAGAGGCCAAGTTTGGGGACTCCCAGGTCTTCGGGAAATTTGAATACGTCTGTGGCGTTTCCTGGGCCCCGCTCAGCGCCGTTCACGGACCCACTCTGCTAGCCGTCCAGCATAAGAAACACGTCACTGTGTGGCAGCTGCGTCCCAGCACCTCGGGATCAAGCAAATGGCAGATGTCTCAGACCTTAGAAATCAGAgagtccctccctctccttccccagggCTGTGTGTGGCACCCAAAAGATGCTGTCCTGGCTGTGTTGACGGCACAGGACGCTTCCGTTTTTCCTGACGTTCACAGCGATGGTTCCAGAGTAAAAGTGGACGTCAACACCAGGGGCCGAATTTACTGTGCATGTTGGACCCTGGATGGCCAGAGGCTGGTGGTGGCGATAGACAGCAGCCTTCACTCGTACATATGGGACAGTGCTCAGAAGTCCCTCCACAGCTGCTCCTTCTGCCCGGTGTTTGACGTGACCCGCCCCATCCGCGCCATCACAGCCACCGTGGACTCTCAGGTGGCCATAGCCACCGAGCTTCCGCTCCACAAGCTTTGTAGCTTAAATGCGTCCGAAGCCTTTGACGCCCCACCCAGTGGGAGAGATGCCGGTGTGCGTGCTCTGCCTGTGGGTGAAATGGCCCCCGGGGAAGGGAGTTCTGGAGTGACAGCTTCTTCCTtttcagatcctctggatctgACTCGCATACATTTCAACCGATCCGGAGCGGAGGAGGGTCCTCTTATTTGTGTAAGAGAAAAGGACTACTTGACAGGAACTGGCCAGGACTCTTCCCATTTGGTCCTGGTAACCTTTAAGAAAGCAGTTACCATGACAAAAAGGGTTGCCATCCCGGGCATCCTGGTCCCTGACCTCATAGCATTTAACTTGAAAGCCCAGCTAGTGGCCGTGGCCGCCAACACGTGCAACGTCGTTCTGATCTATTGCGTCACTCCGTCGTCTCTGCCCAACATCCAGCAAATTCAGTTAGAGAGTAACGAAAGACCGAAAGGCCTATGCTTCTTGACAGACAGATTATTATTAATTTCTGTAGGGAAACCAAAGCCCACCGAAGCCGTGTTCCTTCCTCGTTCAGAATCTGATCAGTATTCCGTTTGCCTGATAGTTCGAGAAGTAACCCTGGGAAGAGACTCTTCTGGAACGCCGGCTGAAAGTCAGGGTGCTTACTCTGCCTTCAACGCTCAGTTGAATAAAGCAGACAGAGAAAAGATGGTTGAGAGCCTCTCCCTGGGGTTGAGACAAGGGCTCTTGCTAACAGCGGACACCAGTGCTCAGAGTGGGAGGTCTGGAAGAGCCCTTATTCAAGAGATTGAAAGTCCCTCGTCCCCTCCACCCAGTGATTCCATTTTACGGGAAACCCTTCTCAGGCCCTCCTGGCTTTGGCCAGCCTTGCCTAGATCCAGCTGGACACCGGACCACACCAGCACCCCAGAACCGAATTTACCTCCAAGAGAGAACttggggaaagagaaggaagctggCCCGCTCTCCAGGGAGCTGGACGTTTTGTCTCGGCACCTGGTCGGAATGCAGCAGTGTCTTTTTGAACTCATGGACTCTCTACAGAAGGAGAAGCGGTTCTCTCCAGTGTATCCCCTCTCTCAGGATCCTCCCTTCGTTCACCTCATTTACCAG AGTCCCACTGGATCCTCCTCTCCGCGGACAGCCAAGGTTTCATCCCGTTAA